A window of Nicotiana tabacum cultivar K326 chromosome 24, ASM71507v2, whole genome shotgun sequence contains these coding sequences:
- the LOC107813539 gene encoding thioredoxin reductase NTRC isoform X1, with product MANTTPPNITNSVGIGIRIRSNLTARPASMAASSALSTAVRIPTGLFVINSGSSRRGAARVDSFNGHLTRSRAGATFLSTRASSAAAATVEPVETSSSAQGIENLVIIGSGPAGYTAAIYAARANLKPVVFEGFQAGGVPGGQLMTTTEVENFPGFPEGITGPDLMDRMRRQAERWGAELYQEDVEFIDVKNTPFTVQSSERKVKCHSLIVATGANAKRLGLPREDEFWSRGISACAICDGASPIFKGQVLAVVGGGDTATEEAIYLTKYARHVHLLVRKDQLRASRAMQDRVFNNPNITVHFNTETVDVVSNPKGQMSGILIRKADTEEESVIEAKGLFYGIGHSPNSQLLEGQVELDSSGYILVKEGTANTSVEGVFAAGDVQDHEWRQAITAAGSGCVAALSVERYLTSKNLLIEFHQPPTEEVKKELTEKDVQEGFDITLTKHKGQYALRKLYHESSRIICVLYTSPTCGPCRTLKPILSKVIDEFDQHVHFVEIDITEDPEIAEAAGIMGTPCVQFFKNKEMLRTVSGVKMKREYRELIEANK from the exons ATGGCTAATACTACTCCCCCCAATATTACAAACTCCGTTGGTATCGGAATCCGAATCCGCAGCAATCTAACGGCCCGACCCGCCTCCATGGCCGCATCTTCTGCTCTGTCAACCGCTGTCCGAATACCAACCGGTCTATTTGTCATCAACTCCGGTTCGAGTCGACGTGGAGCCGCACGAGTTGACTCATTTAACGGTCATTTGACTCGCAGCCGTGCCGGTGCGACCTTTTTATCAACTCGAGCCTCCTCAGCTGCCGCTGCAACCGTGGAGCCGGTAGAAACTAGTTCCTCAG CTCAGGGTATCGAGAATTTGGTTATAATAGGATCAGGTCCAGCTGGATATACAGCAGCAATTTATGCTGCTCGGGCCAACTTGAAGCCTGTAGTGTTTGAGGGGTTTCAAGCAGGTGGTGTACCAGGAGGGCAGTTGATGACAACAACTGAAGTAGAAAACTTTCCTGGATTTCCTGAGGGGATAACTGGCCCTGACTTAATGGATAG GATGAGGCGACAAGCTGAGAGATGGGGAGCTGAATTGTATCAGGAAGATGTGGAATTTATTGATGTGAAGAATACTCCTTTTACTGTCCAAAGTAGTGAACGTAAG GTAAAGTGTCATAGCCTTATTGTGGCTACAGGAGCCAATGCAAAAAGGTTGGGATTGCCCCGTGAAGATGAATTTTGGAGCAGAGGAATTAGTGCTTGTGCAATTTGTGATGGAGCATCACCAATTTTCAAGGGTCAGGTCCTTGCTGTTGTTGGAGGTGGTGATACAGCTACAGAGGAAGCAATATACTTAACAAAGTATGCACGGCATGTCCATTTACTTGTCCGCAAGGACCAACTAAGAGCATCAAGGGCAATGCAAGATAG AGTTTTCAACAATCCAAACATCACTGTGCATTTCAACACTGAGACCGTGGATGTCGTCAGCAACCCTAAGGGCCAGATGTCAGGAATTTTGATCAGAAAAGCTGATACTGAGGAAGAATCCGTGATTGAGGCAAAAGGCTTGTTTTATGGTATAGGTCATTCACCAAATAGTCAACTGTTGGAAGGCCAAGTTGAACTTGATAGCTCAGGCTACATATTGGTCAAGGAGGGAACGGCAAACACTTCTGTGGAAGGTGTATTTGCAGCTGGAGATGTACAG GATCATGAATGGAGGCAAGCCATCACTGCAGCTGGCTCAGGATGTGTAGCTGCTCTATCAGTGGAGAGATATCTCACAAGCAAAAATCTTCTTATTGAATTTCACCAG CCCCCTACTGAAGAAGTTAAGAAGGAACTCACCGAGAAAGATGTCCAAGAAGGTTTTGATATAACACTTACAAAGCATAAGGGCCAG TATGCTTTACGGAAGTTGTACCACGAGAGCTCAAGGATTATTTGTGTACTATATACATCACCAACATGTGGTCCATGTAGGACCTTGAAACCGATTCTTAGCAAG GTCATCGATGAATTTGACCAGCATGTACActttgttgaaattgatattacTGAAGATCCAGAGATTGCTGAGGCAGCTGGAATTATGGGTACTCCATGTGTACAGTTTTTCAAGAATAAGGAAATGCTCAG GACTGTATCAGGTGTCAAAATGAAGAGAGAGTATAGGGAGTTGATTGAAGCAAATAAATGA
- the LOC107813539 gene encoding NADPH-dependent thioredoxin reductase 3 isoform X2, producing MDGCHLSRPQRSFLLFLSVTKVKCHSLIVATGANAKRLGLPREDEFWSRGISACAICDGASPIFKGQVLAVVGGGDTATEEAIYLTKYARHVHLLVRKDQLRASRAMQDRVFNNPNITVHFNTETVDVVSNPKGQMSGILIRKADTEEESVIEAKGLFYGIGHSPNSQLLEGQVELDSSGYILVKEGTANTSVEGVFAAGDVQDHEWRQAITAAGSGCVAALSVERYLTSKNLLIEFHQPPTEEVKKELTEKDVQEGFDITLTKHKGQYALRKLYHESSRIICVLYTSPTCGPCRTLKPILSKVIDEFDQHVHFVEIDITEDPEIAEAAGIMGTPCVQFFKNKEMLRTVSGVKMKREYRELIEANK from the exons ATGGATGGCTGCCATTTGTCAAGACCCCAGCgatcttttcttctcttcttgaGTGTCACTAAG GTAAAGTGTCATAGCCTTATTGTGGCTACAGGAGCCAATGCAAAAAGGTTGGGATTGCCCCGTGAAGATGAATTTTGGAGCAGAGGAATTAGTGCTTGTGCAATTTGTGATGGAGCATCACCAATTTTCAAGGGTCAGGTCCTTGCTGTTGTTGGAGGTGGTGATACAGCTACAGAGGAAGCAATATACTTAACAAAGTATGCACGGCATGTCCATTTACTTGTCCGCAAGGACCAACTAAGAGCATCAAGGGCAATGCAAGATAG AGTTTTCAACAATCCAAACATCACTGTGCATTTCAACACTGAGACCGTGGATGTCGTCAGCAACCCTAAGGGCCAGATGTCAGGAATTTTGATCAGAAAAGCTGATACTGAGGAAGAATCCGTGATTGAGGCAAAAGGCTTGTTTTATGGTATAGGTCATTCACCAAATAGTCAACTGTTGGAAGGCCAAGTTGAACTTGATAGCTCAGGCTACATATTGGTCAAGGAGGGAACGGCAAACACTTCTGTGGAAGGTGTATTTGCAGCTGGAGATGTACAG GATCATGAATGGAGGCAAGCCATCACTGCAGCTGGCTCAGGATGTGTAGCTGCTCTATCAGTGGAGAGATATCTCACAAGCAAAAATCTTCTTATTGAATTTCACCAG CCCCCTACTGAAGAAGTTAAGAAGGAACTCACCGAGAAAGATGTCCAAGAAGGTTTTGATATAACACTTACAAAGCATAAGGGCCAG TATGCTTTACGGAAGTTGTACCACGAGAGCTCAAGGATTATTTGTGTACTATATACATCACCAACATGTGGTCCATGTAGGACCTTGAAACCGATTCTTAGCAAG GTCATCGATGAATTTGACCAGCATGTACActttgttgaaattgatattacTGAAGATCCAGAGATTGCTGAGGCAGCTGGAATTATGGGTACTCCATGTGTACAGTTTTTCAAGAATAAGGAAATGCTCAG GACTGTATCAGGTGTCAAAATGAAGAGAGAGTATAGGGAGTTGATTGAAGCAAATAAATGA
- the LOC107813523 gene encoding villin-2: protein MSNSIKALEPAFQGAGQRIGTEIWRIEDFQPVPLQKSEYGKFYSGDSYVILQTTSGKGGSYMYDIHFWLGKDTSQDEAGTAAIKTVELDAILGGRAVQHREIQGHESDKFLSYFKPCIIPLEGGIASGFKKPEEEEFETRLYICKGKRVVRMKQVPFSRSSLNHDDVFILDSKDKIYQFNGANSNIQERAKALEVIPFLKDKYHEGTCDVAIVDDGNLQAESDSGSFWVLFGGFAPIGKKVSSEDDIVPEKTPAKLYSINDGQVSPMDSELSKSSLENNKCYLLDCGAEVFIWVGRVTQLEERKAAIQAAEEYLTSQNRPKSTHVTRLIQGYETHSFKSNFDSWPSGSAPAAEEGRGKVAALLKQQGVGVKGASKNAPENEEVPPLLEGGGKIEVWRINGSAKTPVPGDDIGKFYSGDCYIVLYTYHCNDRKEDYYLCWWIGKDSVEEDQNMAAKLASTMCNSLKARPVLGRVYQGKEPPQFVAIFQPMLVLKGGLSSGYKSYIADKGLNDETYTADSVALIRLSGTSVHNNKAVQVDAVATSLNSNECFLLQSGSSVFSWHGNQSTYEQQQLAAKVAEFLKPGVTVKHAKEGTESSTFWFALGGKQSYTSKKVASEVARDPHLFAYSFNKGKFEIEEIYNFSQDDLLTEDVLLLDTHAEVFVWVGQSSDPKEKQSSFEVGQKYIEMAASLEGLSPHVPLYKVMEGNEPCFFTTFFSWDPAKAIAHGNSFQKKVMLLFGVGHASENQQRFNGTNQGGATQRASALAALNSAFSSSSPAKSSSAPRSAGKSPGSQRAAAIAALSSALSAEKKQPPEGGSPLRLSRTSSVDAIAPGNEVSTAEIEDSKEVPERKEIETVEPAETDGEDVGPKPEPEQDETGNDSSQTTFSYERLKAKSENPVTGIDLKRREAYLSDEEFESVLEMTKEAFYKLPKWKQDIHKKKVDLF, encoded by the exons ATGTCTAACTCTATTAAAGCCTTAGAACCTGCATTTCAGGGTGCGGGTCAGAGAAT AGGGACCGAAATTTGGAGAATTGAGGATTTCCAACCAGTTCCATTGCAGAAGTCTGAATATGGTAAATTCTACTCGGGTGATTCTTACGTCATCTTGCAG ACAACTTCAGGTAAGGGAGGTTCTTATATGTATGATATACACTTCTGGCTTGGAAAGGATACTAGTCAG GATGAAGCTGGAACTGCAGCTATCAAAACTGTTGAGCTTGATGCGATTCTTGGAGGGCGAGCAGTACAGCATAGGGAAATCCAAGGTCATGAATCTGACAAATTTTTATCATACTTTAAGCCATGCATTATACCATTGGAAGGTGGTATTGCATCTGGATTCAAGAAACCAGAAGAGGAAGAATTTGAAACTAGGTTGTATATCTGCAAGGGTAAACGCGTTGTCAGGATGAAGCAG GTCCCATTTTCCCGGTCCTCTTTAAATCATGATGATGTGTTCATTCTGGACTCAAAGGACAAGATATATCAGTTCAATGGTGCAAATTCTAACATCCAGGAGAGGGCCAAAGCACTAGAAGTTATTCCGTTCTTGAAGGACAAGTATCACGAGGGAACGTGTGATGTTGCAATTGTTG ATGATGGGAACTTACAAGCTGAGTCGGATTCGGGATCATTCTGGGTGCTCTTTGGTGGCTTTGCTCCAATTGGCAAAAAGGTTTCTAGTGAAGATGATATTGTGCCCGAGAAGACACCTGCGAAACTTTATAG CATAAATGATGGTCAAGTCAGTCCCATGGATAGTGAACTATCAAAATCCAGCTTAGAAAACAATAAATGCTATCTTTTGGATTGTGGTGCTGAGGTATTTATTTGGGTTGGACGTGTAACTCAACTGGAAGAGAGGAAAGCTGCCATTCAAGCTGCTGAG GAGTACCTTACCAGTCAAAATAGACCAAAGTCAACACATGTAACCCGACTTATTCAAGGCTATGAAACACATTCATTCAAGTCCAACTTTGACTCTTGGCCTTCAGGGTCTGCACCAGCCGCTGAGGAGGGAAGAGGAAAAGTAGCAG CTTTGCTGAAGCAACAAGGTGTTGGTGTTAAAGGTGCTAGCAAAAATGCTCCTGAAAATGAGGAAGTCCCCCCGTTGCTTGAAGGGGGTGGAAAAATAGAG GTCTGGCGCATCAATGGCAGTGCAAAGACCCCTGTGCCCGGAGATGATATTGGTAAATTTTACAGTGGAGATTGCTATATAGTTCTTTACACATACCATTGTAATGACAGGAAAGAAGATTATTATCTATGCTGGTGGATTGGAAAGGATAGCGTTGAG GAGGACCAAAACATGGCTGCTAAATTGGCCAGTACAATGTGCAATTCACTTAAAGCGAGACCGGTGCTG GGTCGCGTATATCAAGGGAAAGAACCGCCACAATTTGTTGCAATCTTCCAGCCCATGTTGGTCCTTAAG GGTGGATTAAGCTCTGGTTATAAAAGTTATATTGCAGACAAGGGCCTGAATGATGAAACTTACACTGCTGATTCTGTGGCACTGATTCGATTATCTGGAACTTCTGTGCATAACAACAAAGCAGTTCAAGTTGATGCT GTGGCAACTTCACTGAACTCTAATGAGTGTTTTCTTCTGCAATCTGGCTCTTCAGTATTTAGTTGGCATGGAAATCAGAGTACCTATGAGCAGCAGCAATTAGCAGCAAAAGTTGCAGAATTCTTGAAG cCAGGAGTAACTGTGAAACACGCTAAAGAAGGAACAGAGAGCTCAACTTTCTGGTTTGCTCTTGGAGGAAAACAAAGTTACACCAGCAAGAAAGTAGCTTCAGAGGTCGCCAGAGATCCCCACTTGTTTGCTTATTCATTTAATAAAG GAAAGTTTGAG ATTGAAGAAATCTACAACTTCTCTCAAGATGATTTATTGACTGAGGATGTTTTATTACTTGATACACATGCCGAAGTGTTTGTTTGGGTTGGTCAGTCATCGGATCCCAAAGAAAAGCAAAGTTCTTTTGAAGTTGGACAG AAATACATCGAGATGGCTGCATCCTTAGAAGGGTTGTCTCCTCATGTTCCACTGTATAAAGTCATGGAAGGAAATGAGCCTTGCTTCTTTACAACATTTTTCTCCTGGGATCCTGCTAAAGCTATC GCACATGGAAACTCGTTCCAAAAGAAGGTTATGCTACTCTTTGGGGTCGGTCATGCTTCAGAG AATCAGCAAAGGTTCAATGGGACAAATCAAGGTGGAGCAACCCAAAGAGCTTCAGCTTTGGCTGCTTTGAACTCTGCATTTAGTTCATCATCTCCAGCAAAATCCAGTTCTGCGCCAAGGTCTGCAGGGAAAAGTCCGGGTTCACAAAGAGCAGCTGCAATAGCTGCTTTATCTTCTGCTCTTAGTGCCGAAAAGAAGCAGCCACCTGAGGGCGGCTCTCCTCTCCGATTAAGTAGAACTTCATCAGTAGATGCTATTGCCCCTG GGAATGAAGTTTCTACTGCTGAGATTGAAGATTCTAAAGAAGTTCCAGAACGCAAGGAGATCGAAACAGTTGAGCCTGCAGAGACTGATGGGGAAGACGTGGGACCGAAGCCAGAACCAGAACAGGATGAGACTGGCAATGATAGTAGTCAAACTACATTTAGTTATGAACGACTGAAGGCTAAATCTGAAAATCCTGTCACCGGGATTGATTTAAAACGGAGAGAG GCTTATCTTTCTGACGAGGAATTCGAGTCTGTACTAGAAATGACAAAAGAAGCTTTCTATAAGTTGCCTAAATGGAAGCAAGATATCCACAAAAAGAAAGTTGATCTCTTCTAG